The genomic DNA CTGGTATATTATCTGCCATTGCAGCTACCAGCGGACCCGAGGTAATCGAATAACTGAGAGCTCCCTCATTTTCTGAATTATCAACTGTGAGAAGGTGATAAATGTACTTAGCATTTTTGTGAAACCGATCGTATGTCAGATCATCGATAACATAAAATGAAATAATTAGGCAAACAGCCAATCCGATTGCAAATCCAAAAATATTGATGAACGAATAGGTTTTCTGCCTAAATATATTGCGAAAAGCAACTTTTAAATAATTTTTGAACATTTAATTCCCCACACTTTTTTTCTTATATTTATTGCAATTGACATGCCAAATCATAATTACCTTAAAAATAAAGAATTATGCGGTTTAATGGAAAGCTCTATTTGTCCGTTTGAGTACGATCTGTGTACGATAGCGGACAGGTATGCTTTGGGGATTGGGGGATTTGGTGATTGGGTGATTGGGTGAAGTTGTGAAAATGGGATATCCGGCTTCGTTTGAACTACGCCGAGATTATAACAGAAGAAAGGGAGAATAGGAAAAAGCGAGAATGCAAATAAATTTTGTCATTCTCGATTCGGATTTTATACACTAGTCAAGTCTGAAATCTCTTTCATCCTGAAGTCCAGTCTTCTTCTGAACTCCAGTCTGGAATTAATTTTTCTTTTGACAAATATTGATCAAACTCACAGGTTCGGAATAACTTTTGAAATTGGATGGAAAATGAAGGAGAAATAATTGAAAAGAAGTAATTTTGCTGGTATTACTGGTTACGAAGAAAATAATCATAGATTTCGGTAATAAAATGATCTATTTTTTACCCTAATTTTGAGAATCATGTTGAACAATTTTTAAATAAATTCTAATTCTAATGCAAAAATTCAAAAATAAATACCGCATTCCATCTGCCAGATTATCATCATGGGATTATTCAAATAATGGTTATTATTATATCACCATTTGCACAAAAAATCGAATTTGCTATTTGGGCGATATAAAAGATATCCCTGTATCGAACAAATCGAAACCTAAAATGAAATTGTCAAAAATCGGTGAAATTACCAGAAAATACTGGTTGGAAATTCCCGAACATTTTCCATTTATTTTGTTGGATGAATTTATCGTTATGCCAAATCATTTTCATGGGATTTTGATAATTGATAATCCTGTAGAGACGCCCAAATTGGACGTCTCTACAGGAAAAAAATCAAAAACGGAAAATGATGGTATCAACCCAAAATGGAAACCGGGAACATTGGGTGTAATAATAAATCAATACAAACGGATTTGTACTATTAATGCCC from Candidatus Cloacimonadota bacterium includes the following:
- a CDS encoding transposase; its protein translation is MQKFKNKYRIPSARLSSWDYSNNGYYYITICTKNRICYLGDIKDIPVSNKSKPKMKLSKIGEITRKYWLEIPEHFPFILLDEFIVMPNHFHGILIIDNPVETPKLDVSTGKKSKTENDGINPKWKPGTLGVIINQYKRICTINARKINPDFAWQSRFCDHIIRNEKSLYNIRNYIRMNPEKWKNDDYY